A region from the Arachis ipaensis cultivar K30076 chromosome B01, Araip1.1, whole genome shotgun sequence genome encodes:
- the LOC107628652 gene encoding tobamovirus multiplication protein 2A, translating into MGCKGCWECLLKVLNFFMSLAGLAMVGYGIYLLVQYNNHPHDTLIVPTDQTLVQLGRPMLVAVNLSDSIYDDLPKAWFLYAFIGVGAILFVISCFGCVASMTRSVCCLSCYAFLVILLILLELAFAAVIFFDKGWKKEIPQDETGYFDMVYGFLRENWDIVRWVALGIVVFEALLFLLALIVRASNKQVDYDSDEEYINPRHQARQPLLNNKPASPVTGVPVAGTLDQRPSRNDAWSTRMREKYGLDTSEFTYNPSESHRFQQPNPQPTEERSRCTIM; encoded by the exons ATGGGTTGTAAGGGTTGCTGGGAGTGCCTTCTGAAGGTTCTGAACTTCTTTATGTCCCTTGCTGGTCTGGCCATGGTGGGCTATGGGATTTATCTGCTGGTTCAATACAATAACCATCCACATGACACTTTAATAGTTCCTACTGATCAGACTCTTGTTCAACTTGGCCGTCCAATGCTTGTAGCTGTGAATCTCTCCGACAGCATTTATGATGATTTACCGAAGGCTTG GTTTTTATATGCTTTTATTGGTGTTGGGGCGATTCTGTTTGTCATTTCTTGTTTTGGATGTGTCGCATCTATGACACGGAGTGTGTGCTGCCTGAGCTGT TATGCATTTTTGGTGATACTATTGATCTTGCTAGAGCTGGCTTTTGCAGCCGTTATATTTTTCGACAAAGGCTGGAAAAAG GAAATTCCACAAGATGAAACGGGATATTTTGATATGGTATACGGATTTCTAAGAGAGAACTGGGATATTGTGAGGTGGGTTGCTCTTGGAATTGTTGTATTCGAG GCCCTTCTTTTCTTGTTAGCACTTATTGTTAGGGCCTCAAACAAGCAAGTGGATTATGATAGTGATGAAGAGTACATTAATCCAAGGCACCAGGCCCGTCAACCTTTGCTCAATAACAAACCAGCTAGCCCAGTAACAGGTGTACCAGTTGCCGGCACACTTGATCAGCGCCCAAGCAGAAATGATGCATGGAGTACACGGATGAGGGAAAAG TATGGTTTGGATACATCTGAATTTACATACAATCCATCAGAGTCGCACAGGTTCCAGCAACCAAATCCGCAACCAACTGAAGAAAGGAGCCGTTGCACCATCATGTGA